From the genome of Pukyongia salina, one region includes:
- the dapF gene encoding diaminopimelate epimerase — MAIEFYKYQGTGNDFIIIDNRLDIFPKNNTKQVALMCDRKFGIGADGLILLEHHAQADFRMVYYNSDGKLSSMCGNGGRCIAHFAKSLGIIENSAVFEAVDGMHEATVENKVVSLHMNDVREVIINNDFVFLDTGSPHHVSMVDDLSEFNVFQEGRRIRNQVYGEAGANVNFVQKEGDSAFSVRTYERGVEDETLSCGTGVTAVALAMHATGETSANEVSLRTPGGDLKVKFSKKENGYTDIYLIGPAVQVYKGEWA, encoded by the coding sequence ATGGCCATAGAATTCTATAAATATCAGGGAACGGGCAACGATTTTATAATCATAGATAATCGTCTCGATATTTTCCCCAAAAATAATACCAAACAAGTCGCCCTTATGTGTGACAGAAAATTTGGCATTGGGGCGGATGGCCTTATTTTACTGGAGCATCATGCGCAAGCCGATTTCCGAATGGTGTATTATAACTCCGATGGAAAGTTGAGTTCTATGTGTGGAAATGGCGGCCGTTGTATTGCTCATTTTGCTAAAAGTCTTGGTATAATTGAAAATTCGGCGGTTTTTGAAGCTGTGGATGGCATGCACGAAGCTACTGTAGAAAATAAGGTTGTTTCACTCCATATGAATGATGTAAGAGAAGTAATCATAAACAACGATTTTGTTTTTCTTGATACGGGCTCACCGCATCATGTCAGTATGGTGGACGATTTGTCAGAATTTAACGTCTTTCAAGAAGGCAGACGTATTCGAAATCAGGTCTATGGAGAGGCCGGGGCTAATGTAAATTTTGTTCAAAAAGAGGGAGATTCGGCCTTTTCTGTCCGAACCTACGAAAGAGGTGTGGAAGACGAAACACTTTCCTGTGGCACCGGGGTTACGGCAGTCGCTCTGGCAATGCATGCGACCGGTGAAACTTCGGCCAACGAAGTGAGCCTGAGAACACCTGGTGGCGATCTCAAAGTGAAATTCAGCAAAAAAGAAAATGGATATACAGATATATATTTAATCGGGCCGGCGGTACAGGTCTATAAAGGCGAATGGGCATGA
- a CDS encoding GNAT family N-acetyltransferase, translating to MKTLQGEIILLRALEHSDLDFLYKLENDESVWEVSNTSTPYSKYVLKQYLDNAHRDIYDVKQLRLVICTSTDKKAIGFVDLFDFEPKHRRVGVGIVIFSETDRNKGYASEALQLISKYAFTHLKVHQLYANISEDNNVSIQLFEKLGYTLSGTKKDWLTAAKGFKSELLYQLIHEEES from the coding sequence ATGAAGACCTTACAAGGAGAAATAATATTGTTAAGGGCTCTGGAACATTCAGACCTTGATTTTCTTTATAAACTGGAGAATGACGAAAGTGTGTGGGAGGTAAGTAATACCAGTACGCCATATTCAAAATATGTACTGAAACAATATCTTGATAATGCGCACAGGGACATCTACGATGTAAAACAGTTACGACTGGTAATTTGTACGTCTACAGACAAAAAGGCTATTGGTTTTGTGGATCTTTTCGATTTCGAGCCTAAGCATCGCAGGGTTGGAGTGGGAATAGTAATTTTTTCTGAAACAGATAGAAACAAAGGATATGCTTCCGAAGCTTTACAACTTATCTCGAAGTACGCCTTTACACATTTAAAAGTACATCAGTTGTATGCCAATATTTCTGAAGATAACAACGTTAGTATACAACTGTTTGAAAAACTAGGCTATACACTTTCCGGAACTAAAAAGGACTGGCTAACCGCGGCTAAGGGCTTTAAAAGTGAACTACTTTATCAATTGATACATGAAGAAGAATCTTAA
- the mltG gene encoding endolytic transglycosylase MltG — protein MKKNLKRVIWSVLILGLVAMAIFAWFVYSAVLAPNTAFTNNEAHVYIPTDATFADVMEELRPLLKDDISFEAVANRKGYPANIKPGHYIITKGMNNNDIINTIRSNNVPVRVKFNNQERLEELAGAVARQIEADSISLLNAMLDREFLIKNDLNPDTALSIYLPNTYEFYWNTSATEFCDRMKTEYDRFWNESRLDKAQQLGLSPIQVISLAAIVQKETAKVDERPRVAGLYLNRIKKGMLLQADPTVIYAKKKLENDFEQVIKRVLYRDLELDSPYNTYKYTGVPPGPISMPDISSINAVLDYETHDYLYMVANVSNPGYHKFAKTLAQHNRNRAEYVRWINAQGVNR, from the coding sequence ATGAAGAAGAATCTTAAACGAGTTATTTGGTCGGTACTTATTCTCGGCCTGGTTGCCATGGCTATCTTTGCATGGTTTGTTTATAGCGCCGTACTGGCTCCTAACACAGCCTTCACAAACAATGAGGCTCACGTATATATACCTACCGATGCCACCTTCGCCGATGTTATGGAGGAGCTGCGTCCCTTGCTAAAAGACGATATTTCATTCGAGGCAGTCGCGAATCGTAAAGGTTATCCGGCAAATATCAAACCCGGGCACTATATTATCACAAAGGGTATGAATAATAACGATATTATAAACACCATCCGCAGTAATAATGTCCCGGTGCGGGTAAAATTCAATAACCAGGAAAGGCTGGAAGAACTTGCAGGTGCAGTAGCCCGACAGATCGAAGCAGATAGTATATCATTGCTCAACGCAATGCTGGACCGCGAGTTTCTAATTAAAAACGATTTAAACCCAGATACAGCGCTATCCATATATCTGCCTAATACTTACGAATTCTACTGGAATACCTCCGCAACCGAATTTTGCGATCGCATGAAAACAGAGTATGATAGGTTCTGGAATGAGTCTAGGCTCGATAAGGCGCAGCAACTTGGGCTAAGCCCCATCCAGGTGATCTCACTTGCGGCTATAGTTCAGAAAGAAACCGCAAAGGTGGATGAGAGGCCAAGAGTAGCCGGATTGTATTTAAATAGGATAAAGAAAGGAATGTTATTGCAGGCAGATCCAACGGTGATATATGCAAAGAAGAAATTGGAAAATGATTTTGAGCAGGTGATAAAGCGGGTTTTATACCGCGACCTTGAACTGGATTCTCCTTATAATACCTATAAATATACTGGCGTTCCTCCGGGCCCTATCAGCATGCCGGACATCTCGTCGATCAATGCAGTTCTCGATTATGAGACTCACGATTATTTATATATGGTAGCCAATGTTTCTAACCCGGGCTATCACAAATTCGCAAAAACCCTGGCACAACATAACAGGAACAGAGCGGAGTATGTTCGCTGGATCAATGCACAGGGGGTGAACAGATAA
- a CDS encoding SAM-dependent methyltransferase — MVSEKGNLYLIPCTLGETPPLEVLPLLVKKAVEEIDYYVVEHEKNARRFIKSISPRKSQPDLQFKLINKYTDESEIPDMLAPCHEGLDVGVISDAGCPGIADPGAAVVEEAHKQGIKVVPLVGPSSILMAMMASGFNGQNFAFNGYLPIDKRERRKEIKRLERLSEEYNQSQLFIETPYRNNQLLESILSTVQGNTRICVACDISLPDEFILTLTADEWKQKKVDLNKRPTLFIIHK; from the coding sequence ATGGTTTCTGAAAAGGGAAATCTATATCTAATACCGTGTACCTTAGGTGAAACTCCACCTCTTGAAGTCTTGCCTCTACTGGTGAAAAAGGCAGTTGAAGAGATAGACTACTATGTGGTGGAGCATGAAAAGAATGCCCGCAGGTTCATAAAAAGTATTTCGCCTCGTAAATCACAACCCGACTTACAATTTAAACTCATCAATAAATACACCGACGAATCTGAGATTCCTGATATGCTGGCGCCATGTCATGAAGGGCTGGACGTTGGGGTGATAAGTGATGCCGGGTGTCCCGGGATAGCCGACCCCGGTGCCGCCGTGGTAGAGGAAGCCCATAAGCAGGGAATAAAAGTGGTGCCCCTTGTAGGGCCTTCAAGTATACTAATGGCAATGATGGCAAGTGGTTTTAATGGTCAGAATTTCGCATTCAACGGCTACCTTCCCATTGATAAACGAGAGCGACGAAAAGAAATTAAACGACTTGAAAGACTTTCGGAAGAATATAACCAGTCCCAGTTATTTATTGAAACTCCGTATCGAAATAACCAGCTTCTGGAGAGTATATTAAGCACAGTTCAGGGGAATACCAGAATTTGTGTGGCCTGCGATATTAGTCTGCCGGATGAATTTATTCTCACATTGACAGCAGACGAATGGAAACAAAAAAAGGTGGATCTCAATAAGAGACCCACCCTGTTCATAATCCATAAATAA
- a CDS encoding trypsin-like peptidase domain-containing protein codes for MKQTVRLFTVALIAGAVTLGGYKLLEKDDPVVLAAPQEETSFIPTNYTTNLSETNIDFTEAAEKTVHAVVHVKNTTISRQPTNIMEYFYGGGEPRAMVGAGSGVIITPDGYIVTNNHVIANAAQLEVTLNNNRTYEAKLIGTDAKSDIALIKIDSEEKLPFVPFGDSNELKIGEWVLAVGNPFNLTSTVTAGIVSAKARDLNEFDSNPQSFIQTDAAVNRGNSGGALVNIRGELVGINTAITSETGSYVGYSFAVPSNNTRKIIEDIMEYGDVQRGILGIQGRTLNSNIAQQLGLSETEGVIVGGIEDGSGAAKSGIKEGDIIKGLDGYKVGKFSDLAGYLGSKRPNDVVDVTIIRNGKEKVVPVTLIKLETVELEDLGLELRNANSEDLRRYGVTGGVKVNRALTRDMQRYDLAGILITKINDEPVNNVDDVKRVMNRRKAGDDIKLTFLDRDGDQNTFIFR; via the coding sequence ATGAAACAAACAGTTCGATTATTTACCGTAGCGCTCATTGCAGGCGCTGTAACGCTTGGGGGTTATAAATTGTTAGAGAAAGATGATCCCGTAGTGTTGGCCGCTCCTCAGGAAGAAACTTCATTTATTCCAACAAACTATACCACTAATCTTAGTGAAACCAACATCGATTTCACAGAGGCAGCGGAGAAAACTGTTCACGCGGTTGTTCACGTAAAGAATACCACCATAAGTCGACAACCAACCAATATTATGGAATACTTCTATGGAGGAGGTGAACCAAGGGCGATGGTAGGAGCCGGAAGTGGCGTGATCATAACCCCTGATGGATATATAGTAACTAACAATCACGTGATCGCCAATGCGGCACAATTGGAAGTTACCTTAAATAACAACAGAACATATGAGGCTAAATTGATAGGTACCGATGCAAAGAGTGATATCGCCCTCATCAAGATCGATTCTGAAGAGAAATTACCCTTTGTTCCCTTTGGAGATTCTAACGAATTAAAGATCGGTGAATGGGTTCTGGCAGTTGGAAATCCTTTCAATTTAACTTCTACTGTAACTGCAGGAATTGTGAGTGCCAAGGCTAGAGATCTTAACGAATTTGACAGTAATCCACAATCATTTATACAAACAGATGCAGCGGTGAACCGCGGTAACAGTGGTGGTGCGCTGGTGAACATACGTGGAGAACTGGTAGGTATCAATACAGCCATAACTTCCGAAACAGGCTCGTACGTTGGATACTCGTTTGCAGTACCTTCCAATAATACTCGAAAGATCATTGAAGATATCATGGAATACGGTGATGTGCAACGAGGTATCCTTGGAATACAGGGTAGAACGTTAAACTCGAATATAGCACAGCAGTTAGGCCTTAGTGAAACGGAAGGAGTGATTGTTGGTGGCATAGAAGATGGAAGTGGTGCTGCCAAGAGTGGAATAAAGGAAGGAGATATAATAAAAGGCCTCGACGGATACAAGGTTGGTAAATTTTCGGACCTGGCAGGTTATTTAGGATCGAAACGTCCTAATGATGTAGTAGATGTCACTATTATTCGAAACGGGAAAGAAAAGGTGGTGCCTGTAACACTAATTAAACTGGAAACAGTAGAACTTGAAGACCTGGGATTGGAATTGCGTAATGCCAATAGTGAGGATCTGCGTAGATATGGTGTGACTGGTGGCGTAAAAGTAAATCGTGCACTTACCAGGGATATGCAGCGCTACGATCTTGCAGGTATTTTAATCACCAAGATCAACGATGAACCGGTAAATAACGTGGACGATGTTAAACGCGTAATGAACAGACGAAAAGCGGGAGACGACATTAAACTTACCTTCCTGGATCGCGATGGTGACCAGAACACATTTATCTTCAGGTAA
- a CDS encoding peptidoglycan-binding protein LysM, translating into MKRKLLRFSLLVTVILGAFSTFSFKKKAATSYFNTEGMELFFTVPTEAEAKFELKNQEVNYNLFLGKTYVGFKEALGFKESRNNYKIINEYGYMGKYQFGKGTLNMIGIYNSDRFLNDTKLQEDAFTAYASRNKWILRRDIDRYVGRTIGGVKITESGILAAAHLAGAGNVKKFLRSGGEIGFSDAFGTSIRYYLKKFSGYDTSWIEADKQAKVL; encoded by the coding sequence ATGAAGCGTAAGTTATTGCGATTTAGTTTATTAGTTACCGTAATCCTGGGAGCTTTCTCGACCTTTTCGTTTAAGAAAAAGGCGGCTACTTCCTATTTCAATACGGAGGGTATGGAATTGTTCTTCACAGTTCCAACAGAAGCAGAAGCAAAATTTGAACTAAAAAATCAAGAGGTTAATTACAACCTCTTTTTAGGAAAGACCTATGTAGGATTTAAAGAAGCTTTAGGCTTTAAAGAATCCCGAAACAACTATAAGATCATAAACGAATATGGTTATATGGGCAAATATCAATTTGGGAAAGGGACTCTCAATATGATTGGTATCTATAATTCCGATCGTTTCTTAAACGACACCAAATTGCAGGAAGACGCTTTTACTGCCTATGCCTCACGAAATAAATGGATCTTACGTCGAGATATCGATAGATATGTTGGGCGTACCATAGGAGGAGTGAAGATCACCGAATCGGGGATCCTTGCTGCAGCGCACCTCGCTGGTGCCGGGAATGTGAAGAAATTCCTTCGCAGTGGCGGCGAAATAGGTTTTAGTGATGCTTTTGGCACATCGATTCGTTACTACTTGAAGAAATTTTCAGGATACGATACTTCCTGGATCGAAGCCGACAAACAGGCGAAAGTTTTATAG